The Gammaproteobacteria bacterium genome has a segment encoding these proteins:
- a CDS encoding carbon-nitrogen hydrolase: MAAPGEKLKLALVQMRMDEDPAANLRRAVAFTREAIEAGAQLICLPELFRSRYFCQSEDAAHFALAEPVPGPTTAAFQALATANGVTIVLSLFERRAAGLYHNTAAVLDGGQGLVGKYRKMHIPDDPRYYEKYYFTPGDLGFRTFQTGAGSLGVLVCWDQWYPEGARLTALAGAEILLYPTAIGWHPEEKAALGERQHAAWETIQRAHAIANGCFVVAVNRTGFEPDPRGAGGIEFWGQSFVAAPDGHILVKGPPDREALLFAEIDRGEIERQRQGWPFLRDRRIDAYGEITRRFRDQ; the protein is encoded by the coding sequence GTGGCGGCGCCGGGCGAAAAGCTCAAGCTCGCGCTCGTCCAGATGCGCATGGATGAGGACCCGGCGGCGAACCTGCGCCGGGCGGTGGCGTTCACCCGTGAGGCGATCGAAGCGGGGGCGCAGCTCATCTGCCTGCCGGAACTGTTCCGCTCGCGCTATTTCTGCCAGTCAGAGGATGCGGCGCACTTTGCGCTGGCCGAACCCGTGCCTGGCCCGACGACGGCGGCCTTCCAGGCGCTGGCCACTGCAAACGGCGTGACCATCGTGCTGTCGTTGTTCGAGCGGCGCGCGGCCGGCCTGTATCACAACACCGCCGCCGTCCTCGATGGCGGCCAGGGCCTCGTCGGCAAGTATCGCAAGATGCACATCCCCGACGATCCGCGCTATTACGAGAAGTATTACTTCACGCCCGGCGACCTCGGCTTCCGCACGTTCCAGACCGGCGCGGGCAGTCTCGGCGTGCTCGTGTGCTGGGACCAGTGGTACCCGGAAGGCGCGCGGCTCACGGCGCTTGCGGGCGCGGAAATCCTCCTCTACCCGACTGCGATCGGCTGGCACCCGGAAGAGAAGGCCGCGCTCGGCGAGCGCCAGCACGCCGCCTGGGAAACCATCCAGCGCGCGCACGCGATTGCCAATGGCTGCTTCGTCGTCGCCGTCAACCGCACCGGTTTCGAGCCGGATCCGCGCGGCGCGGGCGGCATAGAATTCTGGGGGCAGAGCTTCGTCGCGGCGCCTGACGGCCACATCCTGGTCAAGGGACCACCGGACCGCGAGGCGCTGCTGTTCGCCGAAATCGATCGCGGCGAGATCGAGCGCCAGCGCCAGGGCTGGCCGTTCCTGCGTGACCGGCGCATCGATGCCTATGGCGAGATCACGCGACGATTCCGGGATCAATGA
- a CDS encoding thioredoxin domain-containing protein yields MLRQRYWASMMMVAASAALAAAGCATPPAAPAASAPVETTALPVGRSLGEPGPGRVVASLRAPQLAIGTDPVLGAADAPVTIVEFIDYQCPYCQDFAQKTFPQLKANYIDTGRVRYVARDFPLAKHERARPAAIAAACAREQGRFWEMHEALFADAGRLTDADFRRHAERLGLDRARFDACRAESRHGGRLDADYAAARAVGVSATPSFLVGASRDALAQGRLLQGDEDYAAFERVLQEYLD; encoded by the coding sequence ATGTTACGGCAGCGGTATTGGGCTTCGATGATGATGGTGGCGGCGAGCGCTGCGCTGGCAGCGGCCGGCTGCGCGACTCCGCCTGCGGCCCCGGCGGCATCGGCGCCAGTTGAAACCACGGCGCTGCCGGTCGGGCGCAGTCTCGGCGAGCCGGGGCCGGGTCGCGTCGTCGCCTCGCTGCGCGCGCCACAGCTGGCGATCGGCACGGATCCGGTACTCGGGGCCGCCGATGCGCCGGTCACCATCGTCGAGTTCATCGACTACCAGTGCCCCTACTGCCAGGACTTCGCGCAGAAGACTTTCCCGCAGCTGAAGGCGAACTACATCGACACCGGTCGGGTGCGTTACGTGGCGCGCGATTTCCCCCTCGCGAAGCACGAGCGCGCGCGCCCGGCGGCGATCGCCGCCGCCTGCGCGCGCGAGCAAGGCCGCTTCTGGGAGATGCACGAGGCGCTGTTCGCCGATGCCGGCCGGCTGACGGATGCGGATTTTCGTCGCCACGCGGAGCGGCTCGGCCTCGACCGCGCCCGCTTCGACGCCTGTCGGGCCGAGTCTCGCCATGGCGGGCGGCTCGACGCGGACTATGCTGCCGCCCGCGCGGTCGGGGTGAGCGCTACGCCGAGTTTCCTGGTCGGGGCGAGCCGGGATGCGCTGGCCCAGGGACGGCTATTGCAGGGGGATGAGGACTACGCGGCGTTCGAGCGGGTCTTGCAGGAATACCTCGACTAG
- a CDS encoding dodecin family protein, whose product MSVAKTIEISASSKKGFDDALRTGLKTAGKTLKNITGAWICDQEVVLAAGKITEYRVRMRVTFVLE is encoded by the coding sequence ATGAGCGTTGCCAAGACGATTGAAATCAGCGCCAGCTCGAAGAAAGGTTTCGACGATGCCCTGCGCACCGGGTTGAAGACGGCCGGCAAGACTCTCAAGAACATCACCGGCGCCTGGATCTGCGACCAGGAAGTCGTGCTCGCCGCCGGAAAGATCACCGAGTACCGGGTGCGGATGCGGGTGACGTTCGTCCTGGAGTAA
- a CDS encoding deoxyhypusine synthase family protein, whose translation MTTISKFVRHHYRHFNAAVLVDAADAWTRHLEQGGQMLVTLAGAMSTAELGLSLAEMIRRDKVHAVCCTGANLEEDIFNLVAHEHYVRIPHYRSLTAADEEKLLARHLNRVTDTCIPEEEAIRRLEKAVLDEWVAADRKGEAYFPHEFFYRILRAGKLEEHYQIDPKDSWLVAASEKNLPVIVPGWEDSTLGNIFASHVISGDIRNPHTVRGGIEYMVELARWYQATCRKHSIGFFQIGGGIAGDFPICVVPMLEQDLQIRDIPRWGYFCQISDSTTSYGSYSGAVPNEKITWGKLAAETPKFIIESDATIVAPLIFACVLGQ comes from the coding sequence ATGACCACGATCAGCAAGTTTGTCCGCCACCACTACCGGCATTTCAACGCGGCGGTGCTGGTGGACGCGGCGGATGCCTGGACGCGCCACCTCGAGCAGGGTGGCCAGATGCTGGTGACGCTCGCCGGCGCCATGAGCACGGCCGAGCTCGGGCTGTCGCTTGCCGAAATGATCCGCAGGGACAAGGTGCACGCCGTGTGCTGCACCGGTGCGAACCTCGAGGAGGACATCTTCAACCTGGTCGCGCACGAGCACTATGTGCGCATCCCGCACTACCGTTCGCTCACTGCCGCGGACGAGGAAAAGCTGCTCGCCCGCCACCTCAACCGGGTCACCGACACCTGCATCCCCGAGGAGGAAGCCATCCGGCGCCTCGAGAAGGCGGTACTCGACGAGTGGGTGGCGGCAGACCGCAAGGGCGAGGCGTATTTTCCCCACGAGTTCTTCTACCGCATCCTGCGTGCCGGCAAGCTCGAGGAGCACTACCAGATCGACCCGAAGGACAGCTGGCTCGTAGCCGCGAGCGAGAAGAACCTGCCGGTGATCGTGCCCGGCTGGGAGGACTCCACGCTCGGCAACATCTTCGCGAGCCACGTCATTTCCGGTGACATCCGCAATCCGCACACGGTGCGCGGCGGCATCGAGTACATGGTGGAACTGGCCCGCTGGTACCAGGCGACCTGCCGCAAGCACTCCATCGGCTTTTTCCAGATCGGCGGCGGCATCGCCGGGGACTTCCCGATCTGCGTGGTGCCGATGCTGGAGCAGGACCTGCAGATCCGCGACATCCCCCGCTGGGGATATTTCTGCCAGATCAGCGACTCGACCACGAGCTACGGCTCGTACTCCGGTGCGGTGCCGAACGAGAAGATCACCTGGGGCAAGCTCGCGGCCGAGACGCCGAAATTCATCATCGAGTCGGATGCCACGATCGTGGCGCCGCTCATTTTTGCCTGCGTGCTGGGCCAGTAA
- a CDS encoding SDR family oxidoreductase, with translation MAESILIFGASRETGLEVARILCGRGESVVAFARPESDLGELKQLPLHQIVYGDALDPAAVGKAFAAGRFRAVVCTLGGKRGQVPRPDFEGVKQIVDAAKTLGTSAPRIVLVTVIGAGDSRAAVAPKVLEVLGEVIRLKTLAENHLIESGLRYTILRPGGMNDDPASGAAIRTEDHGVMGVITRADLARLVVQCLDDESTIGRIYHAVDPTITRQAPLQRGEDLPRR, from the coding sequence ATGGCAGAAAGCATCCTTATATTCGGCGCCAGCCGCGAGACAGGGCTGGAGGTGGCCAGGATCCTGTGCGGACGCGGTGAGTCCGTGGTCGCATTCGCGCGACCCGAGTCCGATCTCGGCGAGCTGAAGCAGCTGCCCCTGCACCAGATCGTGTACGGCGACGCGCTCGACCCGGCGGCCGTAGGCAAGGCCTTCGCCGCGGGCCGGTTCCGCGCCGTGGTGTGCACCCTCGGCGGCAAGCGGGGCCAGGTGCCGCGACCGGATTTCGAGGGCGTGAAGCAGATCGTGGATGCGGCGAAGACGCTCGGCACGAGCGCCCCGCGCATCGTGCTCGTGACCGTGATCGGCGCCGGCGACAGTCGCGCAGCGGTGGCGCCGAAGGTGCTGGAAGTGCTCGGCGAGGTGATCCGCCTGAAGACGCTGGCGGAGAATCATCTGATCGAGAGCGGCCTGCGGTACACCATCCTGCGGCCGGGCGGAATGAACGACGATCCGGCGAGCGGCGCCGCCATCCGCACCGAGGATCATGGCGTGATGGGCGTCATCACCCGTGCCGACCTGGCCCGACTCGTGGTGCAGTGCCTCGACGACGAGTCCACGATCGGCAGGATCTATCATGCGGTGGACCCGACGATTACGCGGCAGGCGCCGCTGCAGCGGGGCGAAGATCTGCCGCGACGTTGA
- a CDS encoding DUF3313 family protein, with translation MNARIVMAAMLPLMLAAATADAEQQADPSLQTRNPRLEVTWLSPDVRLPPFDKVMLAPFELQFRPVAPMAGTANFPGTRTEFPVAAADQQQLADTFARIFREELAASTNFALVEAPGADVLLIRPALRDIVSRVPPQEPVGRSAVFVDTVGEATLVLEFVDAASGRTLATASDRRAAEPAGSLTGFGAVRANDVAAGQEVRRLARRWGMALRQRAEQLYFAAKPR, from the coding sequence GTGAACGCCCGAATCGTCATGGCTGCGATGCTGCCGCTGATGCTCGCTGCCGCCACCGCCGACGCGGAGCAGCAAGCCGACCCGTCCTTGCAGACCCGCAACCCGCGACTCGAAGTGACGTGGCTGAGCCCGGACGTACGCCTGCCGCCGTTCGACAAGGTGATGCTCGCGCCGTTCGAGTTGCAGTTCCGGCCCGTGGCGCCGATGGCCGGCACGGCGAATTTCCCCGGCACCCGGACGGAGTTTCCCGTCGCCGCGGCCGATCAGCAGCAGCTGGCCGACACGTTCGCACGGATCTTCCGCGAGGAACTCGCCGCGAGCACGAATTTTGCCCTCGTCGAGGCACCCGGTGCGGACGTGCTGCTGATCAGGCCGGCGTTGCGCGACATCGTCTCGCGGGTGCCCCCGCAGGAACCGGTGGGCCGCTCGGCCGTCTTCGTGGACACCGTCGGCGAAGCCACGCTGGTGCTCGAGTTCGTCGACGCGGCGTCCGGGCGCACACTGGCTACGGCCAGCGACCGCCGCGCGGCAGAACCGGCCGGCAGCCTCACGGGTTTCGGTGCCGTGCGCGCGAACGATGTCGCGGCCGGGCAGGAAGTCCGCCGCCTCGCCCGCCGCTGGGGCATGGCCCTGCGCCAGCGCGCGGAGCAACTGTACTTCGCGGCCAAACCGCGCTGA
- a CDS encoding MBL fold metallo-hydrolase, which produces MRLWSVEGNHQRLDGGAMFGNAPRALWQTWLAADEQHRVTLACRTLLAEGLHGQRVLFEAGIGAFFEPRLRERYGVLDAGHRLLASLAARGLSDADIDVVVLSHLHFDHAGGLLAAWQEGAPRRLLFPRARFLVSQAAFERASHPHPRDHASFIPELPQLLEATGRLETIATARCALLGDAVRFHFSDGHTPGLMLAEIGGDGGVVFCSDLIPGRPWVHLPVTMGFDRYPERLIDEKRAFLDECIARGLKLFFTHDPGCALATPVRDASGRYRATLEECRVEGLTPGRTSPASAPGTR; this is translated from the coding sequence ATACGACTGTGGTCGGTGGAGGGCAACCACCAGCGGCTCGACGGCGGCGCGATGTTCGGCAACGCACCGCGCGCGCTCTGGCAGACCTGGCTCGCCGCCGATGAGCAGCATCGGGTGACGCTCGCCTGCCGCACCCTGCTCGCCGAAGGCCTGCACGGCCAGCGTGTCCTCTTCGAGGCGGGCATCGGCGCATTCTTCGAACCGCGTCTCAGGGAGCGCTACGGGGTGCTCGACGCAGGGCACCGGCTGCTCGCCTCGCTCGCGGCGCGCGGGCTCAGCGACGCGGACATCGACGTGGTGGTCCTGAGCCACCTGCATTTCGATCATGCCGGCGGACTGCTGGCGGCGTGGCAGGAGGGCGCACCCCGGCGCCTGCTCTTCCCGCGCGCGCGTTTCCTCGTCAGCCAGGCCGCGTTCGAGCGCGCGAGCCATCCGCACCCGCGCGATCATGCTTCATTCATCCCGGAGCTGCCGCAGCTGCTCGAGGCGACCGGGCGCCTGGAGACCATCGCGACCGCCCGCTGCGCCCTGCTCGGCGACGCGGTGCGCTTTCACTTCAGCGACGGCCACACGCCCGGGCTGATGCTCGCCGAAATCGGCGGCGACGGTGGCGTGGTGTTCTGCTCCGACCTCATCCCGGGCCGGCCCTGGGTGCACCTGCCGGTCACCATGGGCTTCGATCGCTACCCGGAGCGGCTGATCGACGAAAAGCGCGCGTTCCTGGACGAGTGCATCGCGCGCGGGCTGAAACTTTTTTTCACGCACGATCCGGGCTGCGCCCTCGCCACGCCCGTTCGCGATGCTTCCGGCCGTTATCGCGCCACGCTGGAGGAGTGCCGCGTCGAGGGTCTTACTCCAGGACGAACGTCACCCGCATCCGCACCCGGTACTCGGTGA
- a CDS encoding agmatine deiminase family protein — protein MGNESSTTTPAAQGYAMPPEWAPHQGTWLSWPHNPETWPGHLEAAERALAGAVAALAAGEPVHINVRDAAHERHVAGLLTGRADPARLRLHRVPTNDAWCRDHGAIFVTRPGAAAPLLALDFGYNAWGGKYPPFDLDNEVPRRMAELLGVPRQVGDMILEGGSIEVNGAGTLLTTEQCLLNPNRNPGLDRAGIERRLRDFLGVRTVLWLGDGIVGDDTDGHVDDLTRFVAEDTVVTVVEPDPADSNHRALAENRERLAGMRLADGRPLTVLELPMPTPLLRDGQRLPASYANFYIGNRVVLLPVFDCPQDDVAAAVLARCFPGRRVVGIDCRDIVVGLGTLHCLTQQIPAV, from the coding sequence ATGGGAAACGAGAGTTCCACGACGACGCCCGCCGCGCAGGGTTACGCGATGCCGCCCGAGTGGGCGCCGCACCAGGGCACCTGGCTGTCCTGGCCGCACAATCCGGAAACCTGGCCGGGGCACCTCGAGGCGGCCGAGCGCGCGCTCGCCGGCGCGGTGGCCGCCCTGGCGGCGGGTGAACCGGTGCATATCAACGTGCGCGACGCAGCCCACGAGCGACATGTGGCCGGGCTGCTCACCGGGCGGGCGGACCCGGCGCGCCTGCGCCTGCACCGCGTGCCGACGAACGACGCCTGGTGCCGCGATCACGGGGCGATCTTCGTCACGCGCCCCGGCGCCGCGGCGCCGTTGCTCGCACTGGATTTCGGCTACAACGCCTGGGGCGGCAAGTATCCGCCGTTCGATCTCGATAATGAGGTGCCGCGCCGCATGGCCGAGCTGCTCGGCGTGCCGCGCCAGGTAGGCGACATGATCCTGGAGGGTGGTTCGATCGAGGTGAACGGGGCCGGCACGCTGCTCACCACCGAGCAGTGCCTGCTCAACCCGAACCGCAACCCCGGGCTCGACCGCGCCGGCATCGAGCGGCGGCTGCGCGATTTTCTCGGGGTCCGCACGGTGTTGTGGCTCGGCGACGGCATCGTCGGCGACGATACCGACGGGCACGTGGACGACCTCACCCGCTTCGTGGCCGAGGACACGGTCGTCACCGTGGTCGAGCCCGACCCGGCCGACTCGAACCACCGGGCGCTCGCTGAGAACCGCGAGCGGCTGGCCGGCATGCGCCTTGCCGATGGGCGCCCGCTCACCGTGCTGGAGCTGCCGATGCCGACGCCCCTGCTGCGCGACGGGCAGCGGCTGCCGGCGAGCTACGCCAATTTCTACATCGGCAACCGCGTGGTGCTGCTGCCGGTGTTCGACTGCCCGCAGGACGACGTGGCCGCCGCGGTGCTCGCGCGCTGCTTCCCGGGGCGGCGCGTGGTCGGCATCGATTGCCGCGACATCGTCGTCGGCCTCGGCACGCTGCATTGCCTGACGCAGCAGATTCCGGCTGTTTAG
- a CDS encoding threonine ammonia-lyase, protein MTATAITISQVEEAARRIAGQVQRTPCRPSLTLSEITGATVWLKFENLQFTASFKERGAYNKLSGLGADQRRAGVIAMSAGNHAQGVAYHARRLGIPVTIVMPKNTPYVKVRYTEGHGARVLLHGRTLEDAATFAGEIAQREGLTFIHPYDDPLIIAGQGTVALEMLEDAPDLECLVVPAGGGGLVSGIALAARARRPAIEVVAVESVLFPSLKSALDEVARSCGGDTLAEGIAVKGIGRLTLPLVREHVREILLVGETELERAVSLLLNVEKTLVEGAGAAGIAALLQYPERFRGRKVGVVLSGGNMDPRLLATILTRELVREGRIARVRITISDVPGQIARIATIVAGLEANFIDLQHQRIFTPLPARDTWLEITLETRDRRHLEEVLRDLRAAGYEVQLLDQA, encoded by the coding sequence GTGACCGCCACTGCCATCACCATCTCGCAGGTCGAGGAAGCAGCCCGCCGCATCGCCGGGCAGGTGCAGCGCACGCCCTGCCGGCCGTCGCTCACGCTCTCCGAGATCACCGGCGCGACAGTGTGGCTGAAGTTCGAGAACCTGCAGTTCACGGCCTCCTTCAAGGAGCGCGGCGCCTACAACAAGCTCTCCGGCCTCGGGGCCGACCAGCGGCGCGCCGGGGTGATCGCCATGTCGGCCGGCAACCACGCCCAGGGCGTCGCCTACCACGCCCGGCGACTCGGGATCCCGGTGACTATCGTCATGCCGAAGAACACGCCCTACGTGAAGGTGCGTTACACGGAGGGCCACGGCGCGCGCGTCCTGCTCCATGGCCGCACGCTCGAGGACGCCGCGACCTTCGCCGGCGAGATCGCGCAACGCGAGGGCCTCACCTTCATTCACCCCTACGACGACCCGCTGATCATCGCCGGGCAGGGCACGGTCGCGCTCGAGATGCTCGAGGACGCCCCGGATCTCGAATGCCTGGTCGTGCCGGCCGGGGGCGGAGGTCTCGTGAGCGGCATCGCCCTTGCCGCCCGCGCGCGGCGGCCGGCAATCGAGGTGGTCGCCGTCGAGTCGGTGTTGTTCCCCTCGCTGAAATCCGCGCTGGACGAGGTCGCGCGCTCCTGCGGCGGCGACACGCTCGCCGAAGGCATCGCCGTGAAGGGCATCGGCCGGCTGACCCTGCCGCTGGTGCGCGAACACGTGCGCGAGATCCTGCTGGTCGGCGAAACGGAACTCGAGCGCGCGGTGAGCCTGCTCCTGAACGTCGAGAAGACCCTGGTCGAGGGCGCCGGCGCGGCCGGCATCGCGGCGCTGCTGCAATACCCGGAGCGCTTCCGCGGCCGCAAAGTCGGCGTGGTGCTCTCCGGCGGCAACATGGACCCGCGGTTGCTCGCCACCATCCTGACACGCGAACTCGTGCGCGAAGGCCGTATCGCGCGGGTGCGGATCACGATTTCCGACGTGCCGGGTCAGATCGCGCGGATCGCGACCATCGTCGCCGGGCTGGAGGCGAACTTCATCGACCTGCAGCACCAGCGCATCTTCACGCCCCTGCCCGCGCGCGATACCTGGCTCGAGATCACGCTCGAGACGCGCGACCGCCGTCACCTCGAGGAAGTCCTGCGCGACCTGCGCGCCGCCGGCTACGAAGTGCAGCTGCTCGACCAGGCCTGA
- the speA gene encoding biosynthetic arginine decarboxylase, translated as MAKSRASAAAREEVVPQPEPWNAERSSELYRLDAWGEGFFFINEHGHAAVRPFPENGLAIDIVQVVAEIRRRNAGFPVLIRFQDVLRARVRRLNEAFAVAVAEAGYGNVYRGVYPIKVNQLHEVVEEVLDAGKAWNMGLECGSKAELVAALPHLDDERLLLCNGVKDRTMLSLILSAQQLGQNVLPIVEKYSEFEQLLALADAAGVRPRLAARIRLATQGSGRWFESAGARSKFGITIPELVRLVQELERRDYRDCLQLLHFHLGSQIADIQVLKTAVKEATQVYASLVRQGITVTHLDVGGGLGVNYGVGYARDEDGINYGLQEYANAVVYAVKEVCDAREVPAPVLVSESGRAITAHHSVLIVPVLGTHRPDSPLEGDLPEKPHATVKSLKKILDHLRRKNPPPEELLEAYHDAKDARNEADQRFSLGYLALDQLAAVQRLYWTVCAELLPRLRAAELDPVPDELAELEERLTDLYLCDFSVFQSMLDHWAIGQGFPIMPIDRLEENPNRRGVIVDLTCDSDGKVTHYISALDDKSFLPVHSLQPEQPYYIGVFLVGAYQDIMGDTHNLFGRVPEVHVYADAEEPGNFWIEKVIPGMTVHEMLAQVQYFPNDLNRRMSELVRRKIDAGTVRPGVAMQILDQYTACFNESTYCSAG; from the coding sequence ATGGCCAAATCACGCGCCTCCGCCGCCGCCCGCGAGGAAGTCGTCCCGCAGCCCGAGCCCTGGAACGCCGAGCGTTCTTCGGAGCTGTACCGGCTGGACGCCTGGGGCGAGGGGTTTTTCTTCATCAACGAGCACGGCCACGCCGCGGTGCGTCCGTTCCCCGAGAACGGGCTCGCGATCGACATCGTGCAGGTGGTCGCCGAGATCCGCCGCCGCAACGCCGGTTTCCCGGTGCTGATCCGCTTCCAGGACGTGCTGCGCGCGCGGGTGCGGCGCCTGAACGAGGCGTTTGCCGTCGCGGTCGCCGAGGCGGGCTACGGCAACGTGTATCGCGGCGTGTACCCGATCAAGGTCAACCAGCTCCACGAGGTCGTGGAGGAGGTGCTCGACGCCGGCAAGGCCTGGAACATGGGCCTGGAGTGCGGCTCCAAGGCCGAGCTCGTGGCGGCGCTGCCGCACCTCGACGATGAGCGGCTCCTGCTCTGCAACGGCGTGAAGGACCGCACCATGCTGTCGCTGATCCTCTCCGCGCAGCAGCTCGGCCAGAACGTGCTGCCGATCGTCGAGAAGTACTCGGAGTTCGAGCAGTTGCTGGCGCTCGCCGATGCCGCAGGCGTGCGCCCGCGGCTCGCCGCCCGCATCCGCCTGGCGACCCAGGGGTCGGGCCGCTGGTTCGAGTCGGCCGGGGCGCGCTCGAAATTCGGCATCACCATTCCCGAGCTGGTGCGCCTCGTGCAGGAGCTGGAACGGCGCGACTACCGCGACTGCCTGCAGTTGCTGCACTTCCACCTCGGCAGCCAGATCGCCGACATCCAGGTCCTGAAGACCGCGGTGAAGGAGGCGACCCAGGTGTACGCGAGCCTCGTCCGGCAGGGCATCACGGTCACGCACCTCGATGTCGGCGGCGGCCTCGGCGTGAACTATGGCGTCGGCTATGCCCGCGACGAGGACGGCATCAACTACGGATTGCAGGAGTACGCCAACGCCGTCGTCTACGCGGTGAAGGAAGTCTGCGACGCCCGCGAAGTGCCCGCGCCCGTGCTGGTCTCCGAGAGCGGGCGGGCCATCACGGCGCACCACTCGGTGCTGATCGTGCCGGTGCTCGGCACGCACCGGCCAGACTCGCCGCTCGAGGGCGACCTGCCGGAGAAGCCGCACGCCACGGTGAAGAGCCTGAAGAAGATCCTCGATCACCTGCGGCGCAAGAACCCGCCGCCGGAGGAACTGCTCGAGGCCTACCACGACGCCAAGGACGCGCGCAACGAAGCCGACCAGCGCTTCAGTCTCGGCTACCTGGCGCTCGATCAGCTCGCAGCGGTGCAGCGGTTGTACTGGACGGTGTGCGCGGAGCTGCTGCCGCGGCTGCGCGCCGCCGAGCTCGACCCGGTGCCCGACGAGCTGGCCGAACTCGAAGAGCGCCTGACCGATCTCTACCTGTGCGATTTCTCGGTCTTCCAGTCCATGCTCGATCACTGGGCGATCGGCCAGGGTTTTCCGATCATGCCGATCGACCGGCTCGAGGAGAACCCGAACCGTCGCGGCGTGATCGTGGATCTCACCTGCGATTCCGACGGCAAGGTGACCCACTACATTTCGGCGCTCGACGACAAGAGCTTCCTGCCGGTGCATTCGCTGCAGCCCGAACAGCCCTACTACATCGGCGTATTCCTGGTCGGCGCCTACCAGGACATCATGGGGGATACCCACAATCTGTTCGGGCGCGTTCCCGAAGTGCACGTGTACGCCGATGCCGAGGAACCGGGCAATTTCTGGATCGAGAAAGTCATCCCGGGCATGACCGTGCACGAGATGCTCGCGCAGGTGCAGTACTTTCCGAACGACCTCAATCGCCGCATGAGCGAGCTGGTGCGCCGCAAGATCGATGCCGGAACGGTGCGGCCAGGCGTGGCGATGCAGATCCTCGACCAGTACACGGCGTGCTTCAACGAGAGCACGTACTGCTCGGCAGGTTGA